A single region of the Micropterus dolomieu isolate WLL.071019.BEF.003 ecotype Adirondacks linkage group LG02, ASM2129224v1, whole genome shotgun sequence genome encodes:
- the timm29 gene encoding mitochondrial import inner membrane translocase subunit Tim29, with protein MASLRVVRRMFCAAAETATAPVAGSRWERLKNSKAGVWCRGLVSDYKEACREIVVGAWERPVKTSVYVTLLGGAWACFYTNPDQSSFETALLERSNQLGMLSPWIRNATSDGHVQSLVKLRNEGQLHHASLGLLSLVYRTDYDPDTALYEAQCSNLSLPWRELPQRVLDVGFVGQWWILGSKMKDYDVNEDEFKHLPAHMQVTSPPSVQEVERSERLHRESWFAVTVEDEDKERNVVDRKEESISDESQTKALKEEQTQA; from the exons atgGCTTCGTTGCGTGTAGTGAGGAGGATGTTCTGTGCGGCGGCAGAAACAGCGACTGCTCCGGTCGCAGGCAGCAGATGGGAAAGACTGAAGAACAGTAAAGCTG GTGTCTGGTGTCGCGGCCTGGTCTCTGACTACAAAGAGGCATGTCGGGAGATTGTTGTTGGTGCGTGGGAGCGACCGGTCAAAACCTCTGTATACGTGACCCTGCTGGGCGGGGCCTGGGCCTGTTTCTACACAAACCCTGACCAGTCGTCCTTTGAAACCGCCCTGCTGGAGCGCTCCAACCAACTGGGCATGCTGTCACCATGGATCCGTAATGCGACCTCTGACGGCCACGTACAGAGTTTAGTGAAGCTTCGTAACGAGGGCCAGCTCCACCATGCCAGCCTGGGTCTTCTCTCTCTGGTTTACCGAACCGACTACGACCCAGACACCGCACTGTACGAAGCCCAGTGCTCCAATCTGTCTTTACCCTGGAGGGAGCTCCCTCAGCGCGTGCTAGATGTGGGCTTCGTTGGCCAATGGTGGATCCTGGGCTCAAAGATGAAGGACTATGATGTGAACGAAGACGAGTTCAAGCACCTGCCAGCGCACATGCAGGTAACCTCGCCACCCAGTGTTCAGGAAGTGGAAAGGAGTGAGAGGTTGCACAGAGAGTCGTGGTTTGCCGTGACAGTGGAGGATgaggacaaagaaagaaatgtagTGGACAGAAAGGAGGAGAGCATCAGTGATGAGAGCCAAACAAAAGCACTGAAAGAAGAACAGACTCAAGCATAA
- the yipf2 gene encoding protein YIPF2 — translation MASPNDLHFQEFEEAEELLSADPGASTLSMAASNTATTAAAAAGGEDVKLDLSEDEEGHEESSELLGGQKATGGFWTFEYYQSFFNVDTVQVLDRVKGSVMPLPGRNFIKHHLRSNPDLYGPFWICVTLVFSVSISGNLSSFLSEMEDSAYHYRPQFHRVTIAAVVIFMYAWLVPIGLWGFLTWRQGAERQTGGYSFLETVCVYGYSLFIYIPTSVLWIIPFEWLRWTLILVAIVISGSVLVLTFWPVVRDDTKVMAVATVATIVVLHTLLAVGCKMYFFQIADHVPPTTPSTPPIHITLATQSH, via the exons ATGGCCAGTCCAAATGATCTACATTTTCAAG AATTTGAGGAAGCAGAGGAGCTGCTGTCTGCAGACCCTGGGGCCTCCACACTCAGTATGGCTGCCTCAAACACCGCCAcgacagcagctgcagcagcaggaggagaggaCGTGAAACTAGACCTCTCGGAGGATGAGGAGGGTCACGAGGAGAGTTCAGAG CTGTTAGGGGGACAGAAAGCAACTGGTGGCTTCTGGACCTTTGAGTACTATCAGTCTTTCTTCAATGTGGACACAGTGCAG GTACTGGACAGAGTTAAGGGGTCAGTGATGCCTTTACCTGGAAGGAACTTTATCAAACACCACCTTAGGAGTAACCCAGATCTATATG gtCCATTCTGGATCTGTGTGACACTGGTGTTCTCAGTATCAATCAGTGGGAACTTGTCCTCCTTCCTCAGTGAGATGGAGGACTCTGCCTACCACTACAGACCACAGTTCCACAGAG TGACAATAGCTGCAGTAGTGATCTTCATGTATGCCTGGCTGGTGCCAATTGGTTTATGGGGTTTCCTGACCTGGCGGCAAGGGGCTGAGAGGCAGACTGGAGGCTATTCCTTCCtggagactgtgtgtgtctacgGCTACTCCCTCTTCATCTATATCCCCACCTCG GTATTGTGGATCATACCATTTGAGTGGTTGCGCTGGACACTCATCCTGGTTGCCATAGTGATCTCTGGCTCAGTCCTGGTCCTCACCTTCTGGCCCGTTGTCCGTGACGACACCAAGGTGATGGCAGTGGCAACAGTCGCGACCATCGTGGTTTTGCACACACTGCTGGCTGTCGGCTGTA